Proteins co-encoded in one Neofelis nebulosa isolate mNeoNeb1 chromosome 2, mNeoNeb1.pri, whole genome shotgun sequence genomic window:
- the LOC131496524 gene encoding probable G-protein coupled receptor 148 isoform X3, translating into MNLSSDHCNISDWLRLEATVKASVYVVAFFFATFVTVVIITIVLQNSKLRKEVRYILLCHHLLCISSYCGLGVVFQGMRALLANSPVLVCWVVFGVQLSVGEGILFTLALMAVNTYLAICWPLKSLSLVDSVKYRILAGSWVIIIFKNVCLFLIESANPPRVAIFKSEPLCPVILNGPPARAVGMVFLFFLLSIILISYFLIYREGKRAGHFNRSNIKAKKTVLIHLVQMSLHVIPILIFIGLGKMCGVFFFALNLVLFGVFAFAQCLNPLIYGLWNRELQSGLYHWMCCQLWCGHIMNDREPV; encoded by the coding sequence ATGAACTTGTCTTCTGACCACTGCAACATATCGGATTGGCTGAGGCTGGAAGCAACAGTGAAGGCCTCTGTGTATGTGGTGGCCTTCTTCTTTGCCACATTCGTCACCGTCGTCATCATCACAATAGTGTTACAGAATTCGAAGCTGAGGAAAGAGGTCCGATACATCCTCCTGTGCCATCATCTGCTATGCATCTCCTCCTACTGTGGCCTCGGGGTGGTTTTCCAAGGGATGCGGGCTCTGCTGGCCAACAGCCCCGTGCTGGTGTGCTGGGTGGTATTTGGGGTCCAGCTAAGTGTTGGAGAAGGGATCCTCTTTACGCTGGCCTTGATGGCGGTCAACACTTACCTGGCTATTTGCTGGCCTTTGAAATCTCTGTCCTTGGTAGATTCGGTTAAGTACAGGATCTTGGCTGGGTCTTGGGTAATCATTATATTCAAGAATGTTTGCTTATTCCTCATAGAAAGCGCTAACCCCCCTCGAGTTGCCATTTTTAAATCTGAACCCCTGTGCCCTGTGATCTTGAATGGCCCTCCTGCCAGAGCCGTTGGcatggttttccttttctttcttctgtccatCATTCTTATAAGTTACTTTCTGATCTACCGAGAAGGCAAACGGGCTGGCCATTTTAATAGATCAaatatcaaagcaaaaaaaacagTCCTTATTCATTTAGTGCAGATGAGTTTGCATGTAATACCAATCCTGATATTCATAGGTTTGGGAAAGATGTGTGGggtgtttttctttgctttaaacCTGGTACTTTTTGGAGTCTTTGCATTTGCACAGTGTCTTAACCCCCTGATCTATGGGCTCTGGAACAGAGAGCTGCAAAGCGGATTATACCACTGGATGTGCTGTCAGCTGTGGTGTGGTCACATTATGAACGACAGAGAGCCAGTTTAA
- the LOC131496524 gene encoding odorant receptor 131-2-like isoform X2 — translation MSLPSGIHLIISCPGFSCKKKNTFPRSSSWEKEKKNTHLSNQRSQVALKIMNLSSDHCNISDWLRLEATVKASVYVVAFFFATFVTVVIITIVLQNSKLRKEVRYILLCHHLLCISSYCGLGVVFQGMRALLANSPVLVCWVVFGVQLSVGEGILFTLALMAVNTYLAICWPLKSLSLVDSVKYRILAGSWVIIIFKNVCLFLIESANPPRVAIFKSEPLCPVILNGPPARAVGMVFLFFLLSIILISYFLIYREGKRAGHFNRSNIKAKKTVLIHLVQMSLHVIPILIFIGLGKMCGVFFFALNLVLFGVFAFAQCLNPLIYGLWNRELQSGLYHWMCCQLWCGHIMNDREPV, via the exons ATGTCTCTACCGTCCGGGATTCATCTCATCATTTCCTGCCCTGGTTTTTCATGCAAGAAAAAGAATACCTTCCCCAGATCCTCTTcttgggaaaaggagaagaaaaacacacATCTGTCCAACCAAAG GAGCCAAGTTGCCCTGAAGATCATGAACTTGTCTTCTGACCACTGCAACATATCGGATTGGCTGAGGCTGGAAGCAACAGTGAAGGCCTCTGTGTATGTGGTGGCCTTCTTCTTTGCCACATTCGTCACCGTCGTCATCATCACAATAGTGTTACAGAATTCGAAGCTGAGGAAAGAGGTCCGATACATCCTCCTGTGCCATCATCTGCTATGCATCTCCTCCTACTGTGGCCTCGGGGTGGTTTTCCAAGGGATGCGGGCTCTGCTGGCCAACAGCCCCGTGCTGGTGTGCTGGGTGGTATTTGGGGTCCAGCTAAGTGTTGGAGAAGGGATCCTCTTTACGCTGGCCTTGATGGCGGTCAACACTTACCTGGCTATTTGCTGGCCTTTGAAATCTCTGTCCTTGGTAGATTCGGTTAAGTACAGGATCTTGGCTGGGTCTTGGGTAATCATTATATTCAAGAATGTTTGCTTATTCCTCATAGAAAGCGCTAACCCCCCTCGAGTTGCCATTTTTAAATCTGAACCCCTGTGCCCTGTGATCTTGAATGGCCCTCCTGCCAGAGCCGTTGGcatggttttccttttctttcttctgtccatCATTCTTATAAGTTACTTTCTGATCTACCGAGAAGGCAAACGGGCTGGCCATTTTAATAGATCAaatatcaaagcaaaaaaaacagTCCTTATTCATTTAGTGCAGATGAGTTTGCATGTAATACCAATCCTGATATTCATAGGTTTGGGAAAGATGTGTGGggtgtttttctttgctttaaacCTGGTACTTTTTGGAGTCTTTGCATTTGCACAGTGTCTTAACCCCCTGATCTATGGGCTCTGGAACAGAGAGCTGCAAAGCGGATTATACCACTGGATGTGCTGTCAGCTGTGGTGTGGTCACATTATGAACGACAGAGAGCCAGTTTAA
- the LOC131496524 gene encoding odorant receptor 131-2-like isoform X1 has product MFNVGRACLSWERRSSDHPGRVLRAILEVSTSSYWPSASSYRAHEMIPEVCSQLMSPFCWWSQVALKIMNLSSDHCNISDWLRLEATVKASVYVVAFFFATFVTVVIITIVLQNSKLRKEVRYILLCHHLLCISSYCGLGVVFQGMRALLANSPVLVCWVVFGVQLSVGEGILFTLALMAVNTYLAICWPLKSLSLVDSVKYRILAGSWVIIIFKNVCLFLIESANPPRVAIFKSEPLCPVILNGPPARAVGMVFLFFLLSIILISYFLIYREGKRAGHFNRSNIKAKKTVLIHLVQMSLHVIPILIFIGLGKMCGVFFFALNLVLFGVFAFAQCLNPLIYGLWNRELQSGLYHWMCCQLWCGHIMNDREPV; this is encoded by the exons ATGTTTAACGTGGGGAGGGCGTGTCTGTCGTGGGAGAGGAGAAGTTCTGATCATCCGGGGAGGGTTCTAAGAGCTATTCTGGAAGTATCCACTTCATCTTATTGGCCTTCTGCCAGCAGCTACAGAGCACATGAAATGATTCCCGAAGTCTGTTCTCAGCTGATGAGTCCTTTCTGCTGGTG GAGCCAAGTTGCCCTGAAGATCATGAACTTGTCTTCTGACCACTGCAACATATCGGATTGGCTGAGGCTGGAAGCAACAGTGAAGGCCTCTGTGTATGTGGTGGCCTTCTTCTTTGCCACATTCGTCACCGTCGTCATCATCACAATAGTGTTACAGAATTCGAAGCTGAGGAAAGAGGTCCGATACATCCTCCTGTGCCATCATCTGCTATGCATCTCCTCCTACTGTGGCCTCGGGGTGGTTTTCCAAGGGATGCGGGCTCTGCTGGCCAACAGCCCCGTGCTGGTGTGCTGGGTGGTATTTGGGGTCCAGCTAAGTGTTGGAGAAGGGATCCTCTTTACGCTGGCCTTGATGGCGGTCAACACTTACCTGGCTATTTGCTGGCCTTTGAAATCTCTGTCCTTGGTAGATTCGGTTAAGTACAGGATCTTGGCTGGGTCTTGGGTAATCATTATATTCAAGAATGTTTGCTTATTCCTCATAGAAAGCGCTAACCCCCCTCGAGTTGCCATTTTTAAATCTGAACCCCTGTGCCCTGTGATCTTGAATGGCCCTCCTGCCAGAGCCGTTGGcatggttttccttttctttcttctgtccatCATTCTTATAAGTTACTTTCTGATCTACCGAGAAGGCAAACGGGCTGGCCATTTTAATAGATCAaatatcaaagcaaaaaaaacagTCCTTATTCATTTAGTGCAGATGAGTTTGCATGTAATACCAATCCTGATATTCATAGGTTTGGGAAAGATGTGTGGggtgtttttctttgctttaaacCTGGTACTTTTTGGAGTCTTTGCATTTGCACAGTGTCTTAACCCCCTGATCTATGGGCTCTGGAACAGAGAGCTGCAAAGCGGATTATACCACTGGATGTGCTGTCAGCTGTGGTGTGGTCACATTATGAACGACAGAGAGCCAGTTTAA